In the Brassica napus cultivar Da-Ae chromosome A7, Da-Ae, whole genome shotgun sequence genome, one interval contains:
- the LOC106354670 gene encoding uncharacterized protein LOC106354670 produces the protein MARSSSPSLSLSRCRFAAAYLLPSSRSIFFRSQSSNRRSNLGELIEIDVAASQSQSQSDPLSQKLEDAVHRIMVRRAAPDWLPFLPGASYWVPPRRSQSHGIAKLVEKLANPIGDEESVSVASGRGWPCSDYFIKGVEPESVETEMASGTAASHSEDEEG, from the exons ATGGCTCGATCTTCGTCTccgtctctttctctctcccgGTGCCGATTCGCCGCGGCTTATCTCCTCCCTTCATCTCGATCCATCTTCTTCCGATCTCAATCCTCGAATCGCCGCTCTAACCTCGGGGAGCTGATTGAGATCGATGTCGCCGCGTCGCAGTCGCAGTCGCAATCGGATCCTCTTTCGCAGAAGCTGGAGGACGCGGTGCACCGGATAATGGTGCGCCGAGCCGCGCCTGATTGGCTCCCTTTCCTTCCCGGCGCTTCGTATTGGGTCCCGCCTCGTAGGTCCCAGTCCCATGGGATCGCTAAGCTCGTTGAGAAGCTGGCGAATCCCATCGGCGATGAAGAGTCAGTCTCTGTCGCGTCGGGTCGTGGATGGCCTTGTTCTGATTACTTCATCAAAG GTGTAGAGCCTGAATCGGTGGAGACGGAGATGGCTTCAGGTACTGCTGCATCTCACTCTGAGGATGAGGAAgggtaa
- the LOC106354661 gene encoding transcription termination factor MTERF2, chloroplastic — MLMELSLNTYETITLISPPLQSLNFNSNSLFFSPRRLTLSGGRVSVSASFHHGESKPSSDSPQTNHDDQLSLAQVSISVFLRQEIGLSEADSDFISQNCPKYTRMIVEGVRDLEEWDSWKGNEGLGFSEKVVYMVKQKGDGGGKVAFLESLGLSLSSAMYLAHYVSSESLPKVLDKVKYLKEIFFSGSDENGLVGTYARRMMLYLSIPIDEDVQQTLSFFEKIEARRGGLDMLGSVDASFRFLIESFPRLLLLSEENDMKPLIEFLESVGVPRDCLGKVLLLYPPIMLSKTEEMKRRVAAAMEKVSVVNKDSGKVLMKYPWILSPSIQENYSRIVSLLESESVLKTDIDHAIRRWPLLLGCSTSNMKLMIKEFDKLGVRNKRMGKVIPKRPQLLLYKPQEFLKVVAFLEDLGFEKEIIGQILCRCPEIFGCSIDKTLQKKLSFLTRFGVSTTHFPRIIKKYPEFLLYDAEKTVLPRLKYLMEIGISEREIAFMVRKFSPLLGYSIDNVLRPKLEFLVRSMEKPVREVVDYPRYFSYSLEKRIKPRFWVLKGRNIECTLQEMLGKNDEEFAADFLGLGELHQTHSENS; from the exons ATGTTAATGGAGCTTTCTCTCAACACCTACGAAACGATAACATTGATTTCTCCTCCTTTACAATCCcttaactttaattccaactctctcttcttctcccctCGTCGCTTAACCTTGTCCGGCGGCCGCGTCTCCGTCTCCGCCTCGTTTCACCACGGAGAGTCCAAACCTAGCTCTGATTCTCCGCAGACAAACCACGATGACCAGCTCTCACTCGCGCAGGTCTCTATTTCAGTGTTTCTCCGACAAGAGATTGGTCTGTCCGAAGCCGATTCAGACTTTATCTCTCAGAATTGTCCAAAGTACACGAGGATGATCGTAGAGGGCGTTAGGGATTTGGAGGAGTGGGACTCGTGGAAAGGGAatgagggtttagggtttagtgagaAAGTGGTTTACATGGTGAAGCAGAAGGGTGATGGTGGTGGTAAAGTTGCCTTCTTGGAGAGTCTTGGTTTGAGTTTGTCTTCCGCTATGTACTTGGCTCACTACGTCTCCTCTGAATCACTTCCAAAGGTTCTCGATAAG GTTAAGTACCTGAAGGAAATATTCTTTTCTGGCAGTGATGAGAACGGTCTAGTTGGAACCTATGCACGGCGAATGATGCTCTACTTATCCATTCCCATTGATGAAGATGTGCAGCAAACTCTATCCTTTTTTGAAaag ATTGAAGCAAGGCGTGGAGGCTTGGACATGCTAGGCTCTGTAGATGCGTCTTTCAGGTTTTTGATAGAGTCGTTCCCTCGGCTTCTTCTACTTTCAGAAGAGAATGATATGAAGCCTTTGATAGAGTTTCTTGAAAGCGTTGGTGTTCCTAGAGATTGCTTGGGGAAGGTGCTTTTATTGTACCCTCCTATCATGCTTAGCAAAACTGAGGAGATGAAAAGAAGGGTAGCCGCAGCTATGGAGAAG GTTAGTGTGGTGAATAAAGATTCTGGAAAAGTGCTGATGAAGTATCCGTGGATTCTTTCACCTAGCATACAAGAAAACTATTCACGTATCGTCTCGTTGCTAGAGAGTGAATCG GTGCTCAAAACGGATATTGACCACGCAATAAGGAGATGGCCATTACTCCTCGGTTGCTCAACGAGTAACATGAAGCTGATGATAAAGGAATTTGATAAACTAGGTGTTAGAAATAAAAGGATGGGAAAGGTTATACCCAAGAGGCCTCAGCTTTTATTATATAAACCACAAGAGTTTCTCAAG GTTGTTGCCTTTCTGGAAGATTTGGGGTTTGAAAAGGAGATCATCGGTCAAATACTATGTAGATGCCCTGAGATTTTTGGCTGCAGCATTGACAAAACTCTGCAGAAGAAGCTCAGCTTTCTCACTCGTTTCGGTGTTTCCACTACTCATTTCCCAAGAATCATAAAGAAGTATCCGGAGTTTCTCTTATACGACGCAGAGAAAACTGTGCTTCCTCG GCTTAAGTACCTGATGGAGATTGGGATATCAGAGAGGGAGATTGCTTTCATGGTACGTAAGTTCTCACCGTTGTTAGGATACAGCATTGACAACGTGCTTAGACCGAAGTTAGAGTTTCTGGTGAGGAGCATGGAGAAACCGGTGAGAGAGGTAGTAGATTACCCGAGGTATTTTAGTTACTCGCTGGAGAAGAGGATAAAACCGCGGTTTTGGGTACTCAAAGGGAGGAACATAGAATGTACATTACAGGAAATGTTAGGCAAAAACGATGAAGAGTTTGCTGCTGATTTCTTGGGTTTAGGAGAGCTTCATCAAACTCACAGTGAAAACTCTTAG
- the LOC106354660 gene encoding pyrophosphate-energized membrane proton pump 2, producing MMMDEDVEQASLMSFNDRPRAFPNMRSKTYSPLIFRILRKLNVRVVSIILLLCFGAIFYMGASTSPIILFVFIVCIFSFLLSIYLTKWVLAKDEGPPEMVQISDAIRDGAEGFFRTQYSTISKMAILLAFVILCIYLFRSLTPQQEAAGLGRAMSAYITVAAFLLGALCSGIAGYVGMWVSVRANVRVSSAARRSAREALQIAVRAGGFSALVVVGMAVIGIAILYSTFYVWLGVDSPGAMSVNDLPLLLVGYGFGASFVALFAQLGGGIYTKGADVGADLVGKVEQGIPEDDPRNPAVIADLVGDNVGDCAARGADLFESIAAEIISAMILGGTMAKKCKIEDPSGFILFPLVVHSFDLVISSIGILSIKGTRDASVKSPVEDPMAVLQKGYSLTIILAVLTFGASTRWLLYTEQAPSAWFSFALCGLVGIITAYAFVWISKYYTDYKHEPVRTLALASSTGHGTNIIAGVSLGLESTALPVLVISVAIISAYWLGNTSGLVDENGIPTGGLFGTAVATMGMLSTAAYVLTMDMFGPIADNAGGIVEMSQQPESVREITDLLDAVGNTTKATTKGFAIGSAALASFLLFSAYMDEVSAFASVSFKEVDIAIPEVFVGGLLGSMLIFLFSAWACAAVGRTAQEVVNEVRRQFIERPGIMEYKEKPDYSRCVAIVASAALREMIKPGALAIASPIVVGLVFRVLGYYTGQPLLGAKVVASMLMFATVSGILMALFLNTAGGAWDNAKKYIETGALGGKGSEAHKAAVTGDTVGDPFKDTAGPSIHVLIKMLATITLVMAPVFL from the exons ATGATGATGGATGAAGATGTTGAGCAGGCCAGTCTGATGTCTTTCAATGACAGGCCCAGGGCTTTTCCCAACATGCGTAGTAAAACCTACAGTCCGCTG ATATTTCGGATTCTTAGGAAATTGAATGTTCGTGTTGTTTCAATAATTCTACTGCTGTGCTTTGGAGCGATCTTTTACATGGGAGCTAGTACCTCTCCTATCATCTTGTTCGTCTTCATAGTATGCATCTTCAGCTTCCTCTTGTCAATATATCTAACCAAGTGGGTTTTAGCGAAAGATGAAGGGCCTCCAGAGATGGTTCAG ATATCAGATGCTATACGTGATGGAGCTGAAGGGTTCTTCAGAACGCAGTATAGTACTATATCCAAGATGGCCATCTTGCTAGCTTTTGTGATTCTTTGCATATATCTATTCCGTAGCTTGACTCCCCAGCAAGAGGCTGCTGGTTTAGGAAG GGCGATGTCTGCTTATATTACTGTTGCCGCATTTCTTTTGGGGGCGCTATGCTCAGGTATTGCTGGATATGTTGGAATGTGGGTGTCAGTCCGTGCTAATGTGCGGGTTTCCAGTGCTGCTAGACGATCTGCGAGAGAGGCATTGCAg ATAGCCGTTCGTGCTGGTGGGTTTTCAGCCCTGGTTGTTGTTGGTATGGCTGTGATTGGTATCGCTATCCTTTACTCTACGTTTTATGTTTGGTTGGGAGTGGATTCACCAGGCGCAATGAGTGTTAATGACC TGCCTCTTCTTCTCGTGGGATATGGTTTTGGTGCTTCGTTTGTCGCTTTATTTGCTCAGTTGGGTGGTGGAATATACACTAAGGGAGCTGATGTCGGGGCAGATCTCGTCGGAAAAGTTGAGCAGGGTATTCCCGAGGATGATCCTCGAAATCCTGCTGTTATTGCTGATTTG GTTGGAGACAATGTGGGGGACTGTGCTGCCAGAGGTGCTGATTTATTTGAAAGTATAGCTGCAGAAATTATCAGTGCTATGATACTAGGTGGAACAATGGCTAAGAAGTGCAAAATTGAAG ATCCATCAGGCTTTATCCTATTTCCTCTAGTTGTTCATTCTTTTGACTTGGTAATATCATCAATTGGTATATTATCAATCAAGGGAACACGTGATGCTAGCGTTAAATCTCCGGTGGAGGATCCAATGGCTGTACTTCAGAAAGGATATTCTCTGACTATCATATTGGCGGTTTTGACTTTTGGAGCG TCCACTCGCTGGTTGCTTTACACTGAACAAGCTCCATCTGCATGGTTCAGTTTCGCGTTATGTGGGTTGGTTGGCATCATCACAGCGTATGCCTTTGTGTGGATATCCAAATATTATACTGACTATAAGCATGAGCCTGTTAGGACGTTGGCTCTCGCTAGCTCGACCGGTCACGGAACCAATATAATTGCTGGGGTCAGCTTGGGTCTAGAATCGACAGCTCTTCCTGTTTTGGTTATAAGTGTTGCTATAATATCTGCTTATTGGCTGGGCAATACCTCGGGACTAGTTGATGAAAACGGAATCCCCACTGGAGGGCTATTTGGAACAGCTGTTGCTACAATGGGAATGCTAAGCACTGCAGCTTATGTTCTTACTATGGACATGTTTGGGCCCATAGCTGATAACGCTGGTGGGATTGTCGAGATGAGCCAGCAG CCTGAAAGTGTCCGTGAGATCACGGATCTTCTTGATGCTGTTGGCAACACCACAAAAGCGACAACAAAAGGGTTTGCCATTGGATCTGCTGCACTTGCGTCATTCCTTCTTTTTAGTGCGTATATGGACGAGGTTTCAGCTTTTGCTAGTGTGTCTTTCAAAGAG GTTGATATTGCTATCCCAGAAGTCTTCGTAGGTGGATTATTGGGTTCCATGCTTATTTTCCTCTTTAGTGCTTGGGCCTGCGCAGCAGTTGGTCGAACTGCCCAAGAGGTTGTTAACGAAGTAAGAAGACAATTTATTGAGAGGCCTGGCATAATG GAGTACAAGGAGAAGCCAGATTACAGTCGCTGTGTTGCCATCGTCGCATCTGCAGCTTTGAGGGAAATGATAAAGCCAGGGGCTTTAGCTATAGCATCACCCATTGTAGTTG GTTTGGTATTCCGGGTCCTGGGATACTACACGGGACAACCCCTGCTGGGAGCTAAAGTTGTAGCTTCTATGCTCATGTTTGCAACAGTCTCTGGTATCTTAATGGCATTATTCCTAAACACAGCgggtggtgcttgggacaatgcAAAGAAATACATAGAGACCGGTGCACTCGGTGGCAAAGGAAGTGAAGCCCACAAAGCGGCCGTGACCGGTGATAC TGTGGGAGATCCGTTCAAGGATACGGCTGGTCCTTCCATTCATGTGCTCATCAAAATGCTCGCCACTATAACTCTTGTCATGGCTCCGGTTTTCCTCTGA
- the LOC106354663 gene encoding V-type proton ATPase catalytic subunit A produces MPAFYGGKLTTFEDDEKESEYGYVRKVSGPVVVADGMAGAAMYELVRVGNDNLIGEIIRLEGDSATIQVYEETAGLTVNDPVLRTHKPLSVELGPGILGNIFDGIQRPLKTIAKRSGDVYIPRGVSVPALDKDCLWEFQPNDFVEGDTITGGDLYATVFENTLMTHRVALPPDAMGKITYLAPAGQYSLKDTVLELEFQGVKKSYTMLQSWPVRTPRPVASKLAADTPLLTGQRVLDALFPSVLGGTCAIPGAFGCGKTVISQALSKYSNSDAVVYVGCGERGNEMAEVLMDFPQLTMTLPDGREESVMKRTTLVANTSNMPVAAREASIYTGITIAEYFRDMGMNVSMMADSTSRWAEALREISGRLAEMPADSGYPAYLAARLASFYERAGKVKCLGGPERDGSVTIVGAVSPPGGDFSDPVTSATLSIVQVFWGLDKKLAQRKHFPSVNWLISYSKYSTALESFYEKFDPDFINIRTKAREVLQREDDLNEIVQLVGKDALAEGDKITLETAKLLREDYLAQNAFTPYDKFCPFYKSVWMMRNIIHFYNLANQSVERAAGMDGQKITYTLIKHRLGDLFYRLVSQKFEDPAEGEAALVAKFKKLYEDLTAGFRALEDETR; encoded by the exons atgcCGGCGTTTTACGGAGGAAAGCTGACGACTTTCGAGGATGATGAGAAGGAGAGCGAGTATGGTTACGTTCGCAAG GTCTCAGGTCCCGTCGTGGTTGCTGATGGGATGGCTGGTGCGGCTATGTACGAGTTAGTGCGTGTTGGTAATGATAATCTCATTGGAGAAATCATCCGTCTTGAAGGAGATTCCGCCACTATCCAAG TTTACGAGGAGACAGCTGGATTGACGGTTAATGACCCTGTTCTTCGAACACACAAG CCTCTTTCTGTGGAGCTTGGACCAGGAATATTAGGAAACATCTTCGATGGAATTCAG AGGCCTTTGAAGACAATTGCGAAAAGATCTGGTGATGTGTACATCCCTCGTGGTGTCTCTGTTCCTGCTCTTGACAAAGATTGTCTCTGGGAGTTCCAGCCTAATGATTTTG TTGAGGGAGACACAATAACTGGTGGTGACTTGTATGCT ACCGTCTTCGAGAACACTTTGATGACTCACCGTGTTGCCCTTCCTCCTGATGCCATGGGGAAGATCACTTACCTTGCTCCAGCTGGTCAATACTCCCTTAAG GATACAGTGCTAGAACTTGAGTTCCAGGGGGTTAAGAAGTCGTACACCATGCTTCAG AGCTGGCCTGTCCGTACGCCTAGGCCAGTTGCATCCAAACTTGCTGCCGATACTCCTCTACTTACGGGACAG CGTGTCCTTGATGCTCTTTTCCCCTCGGTTCTTGGTGGAACTTGTGCTATTCCTGGTGCTTTTGGCTGTGGTAAAACTGTTATCAGTCAGGCACTTTCCAAG TATTCCAACTCCGATGCTGTTGTTTACGTTGGTTGTGGAGAGAGAGGAAACGAAATGGCTGAG GTGCTTATGGACTTCCCACAATTGACAATGACGTTGCCTGATGGCCGTGAGGAATCTGTCATGAAACGTACTACACTGGTTGCCAATACCTCTAACATGCCTGTGGCTGCTCGTGAAGCCTCCATTTACACAG GAATCACCATCGCTGAGTATTTTAGAGATATGGGAATGAATGTTAGTATGATGGCAGACTCAACTTCCCGTTGGGCAGAAGCATTGAGAGAAATTTCTGGACGTCTG GCTGAAATGCCTGCCGACAGTGGATACCCTGCCTATCTAGCAGCACGTCTAGCGTCTTTCTACGAGCGTGCTGGTAAAGTGAAATGTCTCGGTGGACCAGAGCGTGATGGAAGTGTCACAATTGTTGGTGCTGTTTCACCTCCTGGTGGAGACTTTTCGGATCCTGTGACGTCTGCTACCCTTAGTATTGTGCAG GTCTTCTGGGGTTTGGACAAAAAGCTTGCCCAGAGAAAGCATTTCCCTTCTGTTAATTGGTTGATTTCATACTCAAAGTATTCAACG GCATTGGAATCTTTCTATGAGAAGTTCGATCCAGATTTCATCAACATCAGGACAAAGGCCAGAGAGGTGTTGCAGAGGGAAGATGATCTTAATGAAATTGTCCAG CTTGTGGGAAAAGATGCGCTAGCTGAAGGTGACAAGATCACCTTGGAAACAGCTAAGCTGTTGAGAGAAGACTACCTTGCTCAAAACGCTTTCACACC ATATGACAAGTTCTGCCCTTTCTACAAGTCTGTGTGGATGATGCGTAACATTATCCATTTCTACAACCTAGCCAATCAG TCGGTTGAAAGAGCAGCTGGAATGGACGGTCAAAAGATTACCTACACTCTCATCAAGCATCGCTTAGGAGATCTTTTCTACCGTTTAGT GTCACAGAAGTTCGAAGATCCAGCAGAAGGTGAGGCAGCGCTTGTGGCTAAATTCAAGAAACTGTACGAGGATCTCACTGCTGGATTCCGTGCCTTGGAGGATGAAACTCGTTAA
- the LOC106354662 gene encoding RNA pseudouridine synthase 3, mitochondrial isoform X1 produces the protein MWKTKTITSFNSFLQSYMASATRRYSRVAPPQPAVIRVTNNIAHLGPPKTGPLPRQLMYLPPFPGHPLPGKNAVNGADGDVGHVTAISWVKYYFEEVNDKTIQSHFTKGLVVMEKEDGVRAMRKVKHNEVMQVGDKLWLPVSIAETRISKRYDTIPSGTLYPNADEIAYLQRLVRFKDSAIIVLNKPPKLPVKGNVPIHNSMDALAAAALSYGNDEGPRLVHRLDRETSGLLVMGRTKESIDHLHSVFSDFKGRNSRCKAWNKACEAMYQRYWALVIGSPKDKEGIVSAPLSKVLLDDGKTDRVVLAQGSGFKTSQEAITKYRVLGPMINGCSWLELRPITSRKHQLRVHCAEALGTPIVGDYKYGWFIHKRWKQMPQVDIEPTTGKQYKLRRPEGLDIQKGSVLSKVPLLHLHCREMVLPNIAKFLHVLSQREADPLHPGISSKPDLLRFVASMPSHMKISWNIMSSYLV, from the exons ATGTGGAAGACCAAGACGATAACTAGCTTCAACAGCTTCCTTCAGTCCTACATGGCATCAGCGACGCGGCGGTACTCGAGAGTTGCTCCGCCGCAACCGGCGGTTATCCGCGTGACAAACAACATAGCACACCTGGGACCTCCAAAGACAGGACCTTTGCCACGTCAGCTCATGTATTTGCCTCCTTTCCCCGGCCATCCGTTACCGGGCAAAAACGCCGTTAACGGAGCTGACGGAGACGTCGGCCACGTCACTGCCATTAGCTGGGTCAAATACTACTTCGAAGAAGTCAATGATAAGACTATCCAATCCCATTTCACAAAGGGCCTT GTTGTGATGGAGAAAGAAGATGGAGTTAGAGCCATGAGAAAG GTTAAGCATAACGAGGTGATGCAAGTAGGAGATAAGCTCTGGTTGCCTGTTTCAATCGCTGAAACGAGAATTTCTAAGAGGTATGACACTATACCGAGTGGTACCTTGTATCCCAACGCAGACGAAATTGCTTATCTTCAGAGGCTTGTCCGCTTCAAG GACTCTGCTATTATAGTTCTTAATAAGCCACCTAAGCTTCCGGTCAAG GGGAATGTGCCTATACATAACAGCATGGATGCGCTTGCAGCTGCAGCTTTGTCTTATGGTAACGATGAAGGTCCTAGATTG GTGCATCGTCTTGATAGGGAAACTAGTGGCCTCTTAGTAATGGGTCGAACCAAAGAAAGTATAGATCATCTTCACTCCGTGTTCAGTGATTTCAAAGGGAGAAACTCAAGGTGTAAG GCTTGGAACAAAGCATGTGAAGCAATGTATCAGCGATACTGGGCACTGGTGATTGGTTCTCCAAAAGACAAGGAAGGAATAGTCTCAGCGCCTCTTTCAAAG GTGCTACTGGATGATGGGAAAACAGACAGGGTGGTTTTAGCTCAAGGTTCAGGCTTTAAGACTTCACAAGAAGCAATAACAAAGTATAGAGTGTTGGGACCAATGATCAACGGGTGTTCATGGTTAGAACTTCGTCCTATCACTAGCAGAAAGCATCAG CTACGCGTACACTGTGCTGAAGCTCTCGGCACTCCAATAGTAGGCGATTATAAGTACGGTTGGTTCATCCACAAGAGATGGAAACAGATGCCTCAGGTCGATATAGAGCCAACCACTGGGAAACAGTATAAACTGCGCAGGCCAGAAGGTCTTGATATCCAAAAGGGAAGCGTCTTGTCTAAAGTTCCTTTGCTGCATCTGCATTGCCGGGAGATGGTGCTTCCGAACATCGCCAAGTTTCTCCATGTCTTGAGCCAACGGGAAGCAGATCCGCTTCACCCAGGGATCAGCAGCAAACCTGATCTCTTGCGGTTTGTAGCTTCGATGCCTAGTCATATGAAGATCAGTTGGAACATCATGTCTTCATATTTGGTGTAG
- the LOC106354662 gene encoding RNA pseudouridine synthase 3, mitochondrial isoform X2 yields the protein MEKEDGVRAMRKVKHNEVMQVGDKLWLPVSIAETRISKRYDTIPSGTLYPNADEIAYLQRLVRFKDSAIIVLNKPPKLPVKGNVPIHNSMDALAAAALSYGNDEGPRLVHRLDRETSGLLVMGRTKESIDHLHSVFSDFKGRNSRCKAWNKACEAMYQRYWALVIGSPKDKEGIVSAPLSKVLLDDGKTDRVVLAQGSGFKTSQEAITKYRVLGPMINGCSWLELRPITSRKHQLRVHCAEALGTPIVGDYKYGWFIHKRWKQMPQVDIEPTTGKQYKLRRPEGLDIQKGSVLSKVPLLHLHCREMVLPNIAKFLHVLSQREADPLHPGISSKPDLLRFVASMPSHMKISWNIMSSYLV from the exons ATGGAGAAAGAAGATGGAGTTAGAGCCATGAGAAAG GTTAAGCATAACGAGGTGATGCAAGTAGGAGATAAGCTCTGGTTGCCTGTTTCAATCGCTGAAACGAGAATTTCTAAGAGGTATGACACTATACCGAGTGGTACCTTGTATCCCAACGCAGACGAAATTGCTTATCTTCAGAGGCTTGTCCGCTTCAAG GACTCTGCTATTATAGTTCTTAATAAGCCACCTAAGCTTCCGGTCAAG GGGAATGTGCCTATACATAACAGCATGGATGCGCTTGCAGCTGCAGCTTTGTCTTATGGTAACGATGAAGGTCCTAGATTG GTGCATCGTCTTGATAGGGAAACTAGTGGCCTCTTAGTAATGGGTCGAACCAAAGAAAGTATAGATCATCTTCACTCCGTGTTCAGTGATTTCAAAGGGAGAAACTCAAGGTGTAAG GCTTGGAACAAAGCATGTGAAGCAATGTATCAGCGATACTGGGCACTGGTGATTGGTTCTCCAAAAGACAAGGAAGGAATAGTCTCAGCGCCTCTTTCAAAG GTGCTACTGGATGATGGGAAAACAGACAGGGTGGTTTTAGCTCAAGGTTCAGGCTTTAAGACTTCACAAGAAGCAATAACAAAGTATAGAGTGTTGGGACCAATGATCAACGGGTGTTCATGGTTAGAACTTCGTCCTATCACTAGCAGAAAGCATCAG CTACGCGTACACTGTGCTGAAGCTCTCGGCACTCCAATAGTAGGCGATTATAAGTACGGTTGGTTCATCCACAAGAGATGGAAACAGATGCCTCAGGTCGATATAGAGCCAACCACTGGGAAACAGTATAAACTGCGCAGGCCAGAAGGTCTTGATATCCAAAAGGGAAGCGTCTTGTCTAAAGTTCCTTTGCTGCATCTGCATTGCCGGGAGATGGTGCTTCCGAACATCGCCAAGTTTCTCCATGTCTTGAGCCAACGGGAAGCAGATCCGCTTCACCCAGGGATCAGCAGCAAACCTGATCTCTTGCGGTTTGTAGCTTCGATGCCTAGTCATATGAAGATCAGTTGGAACATCATGTCTTCATATTTGGTGTAG